The Formosa sp. Hel1_33_131 genome window below encodes:
- a CDS encoding alpha/beta hydrolase: MSVKLPLVHISRPSTLKENAPLLVMLHGYGSDENDLFSFASELPEELFIISIRAPYALQPSGNAWYAINFDAEQNKWNDNDQAKSSMKILVDCIDDACKQYPVDQNNVTLLGFSQGTILGMATALNHPTKIKNIIGLSGYVNHDILPNNLKEMDYSNLNFYCSHGTVDQVIPIDWARQTPVFLKSLNIQHSYSEFPVGHGVAPQNFYELRDWISTKI; this comes from the coding sequence ATGAGTGTAAAACTCCCTTTAGTTCATATTTCCAGACCGTCCACACTCAAAGAAAATGCACCCTTATTAGTGATGCTTCATGGCTATGGCAGCGATGAAAATGATTTATTTTCGTTTGCCTCTGAACTTCCAGAAGAGTTGTTCATTATCTCCATAAGAGCTCCTTACGCACTCCAACCGAGTGGAAATGCTTGGTATGCGATTAATTTTGATGCAGAACAAAATAAATGGAACGATAACGATCAGGCGAAATCTTCTATGAAAATTTTGGTCGATTGTATTGACGACGCTTGTAAACAGTATCCCGTAGATCAAAATAATGTGACGCTATTGGGCTTTAGTCAAGGCACCATTTTAGGAATGGCAACAGCTTTGAATCACCCCACAAAAATTAAAAACATCATTGGCTTGAGTGGGTATGTGAACCATGATATTTTACCTAATAATTTAAAGGAAATGGATTATTCAAACCTGAATTTCTACTGTTCTCATGGAACTGTCGATCAAGTGATCCCCATCGATTGGGCACGACAAACGCCTGTGTTTTTGAAGTCTTTAAACATCCAACATTCCTATAGCGAATTCCCTGTGGGACATGGTGTTGCTCCTCAAAATTTCTATGAATTAAGAGATTGGATTTCAACTAAAATTTAG
- a CDS encoding dihydroorotase, which yields MNVLIKSATILDDKSDFHNQTQDILVENGFITQIAKSLKNPKKYPVIALENLHVSSGWFDSSVSFGEPGYEERETIANGLQVAAASGFTDIALNANTNPVIDSHSDIAFVKSKAANSATNLHPIGALTKGSEGVDLAELFDMKSAGSIAFGDYKNPIENPNLLKIALQYASSFDGLVHSFPHESRVATKGVMNENITSTRLGLKGLPALAEELQIARDLFLLEYTDGKLHIPTISTAKSVDLIREAKAKKLDVSCSVAIHNLLFTDESLNDFDTNFKVNPPLRTQSDIEALIAGVKDGTIDMVTSDHNPIDIEYKKIEFDYAKNGTVGLESAFGVLNALFTTKKAVQLLTKGKQRFGLKTDAIHIGSSAQLTLFNPSETYVFEEKHIGSKSKNSLFIGSKLKGKVYGIIANNTTSIPL from the coding sequence ATGAACGTACTTATAAAATCAGCTACCATTCTTGACGACAAAAGTGATTTCCACAATCAAACTCAAGACATTTTAGTTGAAAACGGTTTCATTACTCAAATTGCTAAATCTCTCAAAAACCCAAAAAAATATCCTGTAATCGCATTAGAAAACCTCCATGTATCTAGTGGATGGTTTGACAGCAGTGTATCGTTTGGAGAGCCAGGGTATGAAGAACGTGAAACAATTGCAAATGGATTACAAGTAGCGGCGGCCTCTGGGTTTACAGACATCGCTCTCAATGCGAATACAAATCCGGTGATTGACTCGCATTCAGACATTGCGTTTGTGAAGTCTAAAGCTGCAAATTCTGCGACCAACCTCCACCCTATTGGAGCGCTCACCAAAGGAAGCGAAGGGGTTGATCTTGCCGAATTATTTGACATGAAATCCGCTGGAAGCATCGCTTTTGGAGATTATAAAAACCCAATTGAAAATCCGAACCTCCTCAAAATAGCCTTGCAATATGCATCTAGTTTTGACGGCTTGGTACACTCTTTTCCACACGAATCAAGAGTGGCCACAAAAGGAGTGATGAATGAAAATATAACGAGCACACGACTCGGATTGAAAGGATTGCCAGCATTGGCAGAAGAATTGCAAATTGCACGTGATTTATTTCTCCTAGAATATACCGACGGAAAACTACACATACCGACAATATCTACTGCAAAATCAGTGGATTTAATTCGGGAAGCCAAAGCTAAAAAACTAGACGTCAGTTGTAGTGTCGCCATCCACAACTTACTGTTTACAGATGAAAGTTTAAACGACTTTGACACCAACTTTAAAGTGAATCCTCCCTTACGAACACAATCAGATATAGAAGCACTTATTGCGGGAGTCAAAGACGGTACTATAGATATGGTCACATCGGATCATAACCCGATTGATATTGAGTACAAAAAAATAGAATTTGATTATGCCAAAAATGGCACGGTCGGATTGGAAAGTGCTTTTGGCGTTTTGAATGCCTTATTTACAACCAAAAAAGCGGTGCAATTACTGACGAAAGGAAAGCAACGTTTTGGTTTAAAAACAGATGCCATTCACATTGGAAGCAGCGCACAACTGACTTTGTTCAATCCTTCAGAAACCTATGTTTTTGAAGAAAAACACATCGGTTCAAAATCAAAAAACTCGCTTTTTATAGGTTCAAAACTAAAAGGAAAAGTTTATGGCATCATTGCGAACAACACCACTTCAATACCTCTTTAA
- a CDS encoding BatA domain-containing protein has product MQFLHPEFFYALPALLIPVFIHLFQLRRFKIQAFTNVALLQKIRFQTRKSSQLKKWLILLIRLLAIACIIIAFSQPYLSNQTAEKNSSETVVYLDNSFSMQAIGPKGSLLNRAVQDVMTGFDETEKIGVFTNDQSYKSTSIKELKTDLLSLEYSQDQLDLNTLILKGKALFSDSKTSSKTLVLVSDFQQHDDAISPKIDSTIHIVLVPLKPINTNNSYIDKVSLEPALNANYTLNVSGKSSSETNAPIPVTLYQDQKVVGKSILEKSKNYKTTFVLPNTVEFNGKLSIEDTQMPYDDTFYFNIPKAEKIAVLAIHENSNSTFLKKLYADDEFIFQSQNYKTLDFSQLKTQNLIVLNGLNQISIALQNSLKAFMDAGGVVVMIPSKDGDLQSYNQLLATQTNHRLEPLTTQEKRITNIAFNHPVLKDVFEEQVTNFQYPSVQYYYPISSSANSVLSFEDQQAFLIQFKALFVFTAPVETEASNFVNSPLIVPTLYNIGRSSLKTPPLYYWIGAENTFDLKVNLQKDRILKLANKDAQFIPLQTNFNTKVSITTTNDPSEPGHFSILKDTDTLTHVSYNYTRTESQLRYSDLSKIQGVLIENSLEATLKNIKIEANVTWLWKWFVIFALILLAFEMLILKYFK; this is encoded by the coding sequence ATGCAGTTTTTACACCCAGAATTTTTTTACGCACTTCCAGCACTGCTCATCCCTGTTTTTATTCATTTATTTCAACTGAGACGTTTTAAAATTCAAGCGTTTACAAATGTTGCCTTATTACAAAAAATACGCTTTCAAACCCGAAAGAGTTCGCAACTAAAAAAATGGCTCATTTTATTGATCAGACTTCTAGCCATTGCCTGTATCATTATAGCGTTTAGCCAACCGTATCTATCCAATCAAACAGCAGAAAAAAACAGTTCTGAAACCGTTGTTTATTTAGACAATTCCTTCAGTATGCAAGCGATTGGCCCCAAAGGATCTCTCTTAAATAGAGCGGTTCAAGATGTGATGACGGGCTTCGATGAAACTGAAAAAATTGGAGTGTTCACCAACGACCAAAGTTACAAATCGACCTCTATAAAAGAGTTAAAAACAGACTTACTGTCACTAGAATACAGTCAAGATCAGTTGGATTTAAACACCTTAATTCTAAAAGGGAAAGCACTGTTCTCAGATTCCAAAACAAGTTCAAAGACACTTGTGCTCGTCTCTGATTTTCAACAACACGATGACGCTATTTCCCCAAAAATAGACTCCACAATACACATCGTTTTAGTGCCCTTAAAACCAATCAACACCAACAATAGTTATATTGATAAGGTGTCTTTAGAACCCGCTCTCAACGCTAATTACACCTTGAATGTGAGCGGTAAATCTTCGAGTGAGACGAACGCCCCCATCCCTGTGACTTTATACCAAGACCAAAAAGTGGTTGGGAAATCAATTTTAGAAAAATCTAAGAATTACAAAACTACTTTTGTGCTTCCGAATACAGTAGAGTTTAACGGCAAACTTTCCATCGAAGATACTCAAATGCCGTATGATGATACGTTTTATTTTAACATCCCAAAAGCCGAAAAAATAGCAGTTTTGGCCATTCACGAAAATTCAAATTCTACCTTTTTAAAGAAACTCTATGCGGATGATGAATTTATATTTCAAAGTCAAAATTACAAGACCCTCGATTTTAGTCAACTAAAAACCCAAAATCTAATTGTCTTAAATGGATTAAACCAGATTTCAATCGCCTTACAAAACAGTCTCAAGGCGTTTATGGATGCTGGAGGCGTGGTCGTCATGATTCCCTCTAAAGATGGGGATTTACAATCCTATAACCAGCTCTTAGCAACGCAGACAAACCACAGGCTCGAACCGCTTACAACTCAAGAAAAACGCATCACCAACATCGCGTTTAACCATCCCGTTTTAAAAGACGTTTTTGAAGAACAAGTCACTAATTTTCAATACCCAAGCGTTCAATATTATTATCCAATTAGTAGTTCTGCTAACAGTGTATTATCCTTTGAAGATCAACAGGCTTTTTTAATTCAATTTAAAGCTTTGTTTGTCTTTACAGCCCCCGTAGAAACGGAGGCTTCTAACTTTGTGAATTCTCCATTAATCGTGCCTACACTCTATAACATCGGAAGATCAAGTTTAAAAACACCACCGCTTTACTATTGGATTGGCGCAGAAAATACGTTTGATCTTAAAGTGAATTTACAGAAAGACCGGATTTTAAAATTAGCAAACAAAGACGCTCAATTCATTCCTTTACAAACAAATTTCAACACCAAAGTCAGCATCACCACAACAAACGATCCTAGTGAGCCTGGACACTTTTCCATCTTAAAAGATACGGACACCCTGACCCATGTGAGTTATAACTATACTCGGACTGAAAGCCAATTACGCTATTCCGATCTCTCAAAAATACAAGGGGTTTTGATTGAGAATTCTTTGGAAGCGACACTTAAAAATATAAAAATTGAGGCGAATGTGACTTGGTTATGGAAATGGTTTGTTATTTTTGCACTAATATTATTAGCTTTTGAAATGCTCATCTTAAAATATTTTAAATGA
- a CDS encoding glycosyltransferase family 2 protein: MQTPLISILVPFKNTESYLVECLDSILQQTYTNWELLIVDDGSTDTSYQIVQNYANSDARIHLLRNDGSGIIEALRTGYKQAKGTLVTRMDSDDVMALNKLDQMQQSLVTHGEGHLALGTVRYFSENGIGNGYKRYEMWLNNLTSKGTNFNEIYKECVIPSPCWMVYKTDFDRCGGFTPNTYPEDYDLAFRFYKQGLKCIPSNEILHHWRDYAVRTSRVDAHYAENSFLELKINYFFELSHDKEKTIIIWGAGAKGKKVAQLLIEKNTPFEWVCDNPKKIGKDIYNQTLKSFEYLSTIENYQSIITVANHEAQLEIEQYFQSHKMTAMNDYFFFC; the protein is encoded by the coding sequence ATGCAAACACCGCTTATAAGTATTCTGGTTCCCTTTAAAAACACGGAATCCTATTTGGTGGAATGTCTAGATTCTATCCTACAACAAACCTATACAAACTGGGAACTTCTTATTGTGGACGATGGATCCACCGATACGAGTTATCAAATTGTACAAAACTACGCTAATAGCGATGCTCGAATCCACTTGCTTCGCAATGACGGAAGTGGTATAATTGAGGCGCTTAGAACCGGCTACAAACAAGCGAAAGGTACGCTTGTGACGCGTATGGACAGTGACGACGTAATGGCGTTAAACAAACTTGATCAGATGCAACAGTCGCTTGTCACGCATGGCGAAGGGCACTTGGCTTTGGGAACCGTTCGATACTTTTCAGAAAATGGAATTGGGAATGGCTACAAACGCTATGAAATGTGGCTCAATAACCTTACTTCAAAAGGCACTAACTTTAACGAAATTTATAAGGAATGTGTGATTCCATCTCCCTGTTGGATGGTATATAAAACAGACTTTGACCGCTGTGGAGGGTTCACTCCCAACACTTATCCAGAAGATTACGATTTAGCATTTCGATTTTATAAACAGGGATTGAAATGTATTCCTTCCAATGAAATACTCCACCATTGGCGTGATTATGCCGTAAGAACCTCGAGAGTTGATGCGCATTATGCTGAAAATTCATTCTTAGAATTAAAGATCAACTACTTTTTTGAGCTGTCGCACGACAAAGAAAAAACCATAATAATCTGGGGAGCCGGTGCCAAAGGGAAAAAAGTAGCGCAATTACTTATTGAAAAAAACACCCCCTTTGAATGGGTGTGTGACAATCCTAAAAAAATAGGAAAAGATATTTACAATCAAACCTTAAAATCCTTCGAATACCTGAGTACAATCGAAAATTACCAAAGCATTATTACCGTTGCAAATCACGAGGCTCAATTGGAAATCGAACAGTATTTCCAATCCCACAAAATGACCGCTATGAACGATTATTTCTTCTTCTGTTAA
- a CDS encoding S10 family peptidase — MKNRLFYISLVSLFIGSSQSIEIPVDTIVTTTHSTTVKGVKFDYTAETGMQPVWDNEGMPIASLYYTYYTRNNVKNSAMRPLIISFNGGPGSASVWMHVAYTGPRILNVDSEGYPVQPYGFKNNPNSILDDADIVFVNPVNTGYSRMLPNKEGEMPDREQFFGINEDIKYLAGWINTFVSRKNRWESPKYIIGESYGGTRVMGLSLELQQNQWMYLNGVILVSPADYKVLRVGGPVSSALNLPYYTATAWYHNKLPEALQSKDLLDILPESEAYALNSLIPALAKGGFIDAEEKMAVSEKMAYYSGLSQKVILQHNLEVPNSFFWKELLRDDTGQTIGRLDSRYLGIDEKESGDRPDYSAELTSWLHSFTPAINHYIKSELKFTTDLKYNMFGSVQPWNNDDDNTRDNLRLAMAQNPYLKVLNQSGYYDGATTYFNAKYTLSQVDPSGKMKDRFTFKGYRSGHMMYLRDEDLIQANEDLRTFLKESSANGKAAKY; from the coding sequence ATGAAGAATCGTCTATTTTATATCAGTTTAGTCTCTCTTTTTATTGGCTCCAGTCAATCTATTGAAATCCCTGTGGACACGATTGTGACCACTACCCACTCCACAACCGTAAAAGGGGTGAAATTCGATTATACTGCCGAAACAGGTATGCAACCCGTTTGGGATAATGAGGGCATGCCAATCGCTAGTTTGTATTATACCTATTACACCCGAAATAACGTGAAAAATAGTGCGATGCGTCCCTTAATCATTTCCTTTAATGGAGGCCCAGGATCGGCGTCCGTTTGGATGCATGTTGCCTATACAGGTCCTCGCATTTTAAATGTCGATTCCGAAGGCTATCCTGTCCAACCCTATGGGTTTAAAAACAATCCAAATTCCATTTTAGACGACGCGGACATTGTTTTTGTCAACCCTGTAAATACGGGATATTCCAGAATGCTTCCCAATAAAGAAGGTGAAATGCCCGATCGAGAACAATTTTTTGGAATCAATGAAGATATCAAATATTTAGCGGGATGGATCAATACATTTGTAAGTCGAAAAAACAGATGGGAATCTCCTAAATATATTATTGGCGAAAGTTATGGAGGCACCCGTGTGATGGGCCTGTCTTTAGAACTCCAACAAAATCAATGGATGTACTTAAATGGCGTCATCTTAGTATCTCCCGCAGATTATAAAGTCTTACGTGTTGGAGGGCCCGTTTCCTCCGCATTGAACCTTCCCTATTATACAGCAACCGCATGGTATCACAACAAATTACCAGAGGCACTTCAATCCAAAGATTTATTAGACATTCTTCCAGAATCAGAAGCCTATGCGCTCAATTCACTTATTCCTGCATTGGCAAAGGGTGGCTTTATTGATGCCGAAGAAAAAATGGCAGTCAGTGAAAAAATGGCTTATTATTCGGGCTTGAGTCAAAAGGTGATTTTACAACATAATTTAGAGGTTCCGAATTCGTTTTTTTGGAAAGAATTACTTCGAGATGATACCGGTCAAACCATCGGACGACTGGACTCTCGCTACCTAGGAATTGACGAAAAAGAATCGGGCGATCGTCCCGATTACAGTGCAGAGCTCACCTCTTGGCTGCATTCGTTTACGCCTGCCATCAACCATTATATCAAAAGTGAATTAAAGTTTACAACCGATTTAAAATACAATATGTTTGGCTCTGTGCAACCTTGGAATAACGATGATGACAACACCCGTGACAATCTGCGTTTGGCAATGGCACAAAACCCCTATCTAAAAGTGTTGAACCAATCTGGATATTACGATGGTGCAACCACTTATTTTAATGCAAAATACACCTTATCGCAAGTGGATCCTAGCGGGAAAATGAAAGATCGTTTTACGTTTAAAGGCTACCGCAGTGGACACATGATGTATTTGCGTGATGAAGATTTAATTCAGGCAAATGAAGACTTAAGAACCTTTCTTAAAGAATCGTCTGCCAATGGAAAGGCAGCGAAATACTAA
- a CDS encoding DUF2007 domain-containing protein, whose product MESNYSKLYAGSFIVVQLITQNLEKMGISPIIKDETESARLAGFGTPTYGFQELYVHSSEKSKAEAIVATTLADF is encoded by the coding sequence ATGGAATCTAATTATTCAAAACTGTATGCCGGAAGCTTTATTGTGGTTCAACTCATCACTCAAAACTTAGAAAAAATGGGCATCAGCCCTATTATAAAAGATGAAACAGAATCCGCTCGTTTGGCAGGTTTTGGAACGCCTACTTACGGATTTCAAGAACTGTACGTACACTCGAGTGAAAAGAGTAAAGCAGAAGCCATCGTTGCCACCACATTGGCAGATTTTTAA
- a CDS encoding lipocalin family protein has protein sequence MKKCIFILFFLSISNTFAQTVSEDILGQWQLQTLQVDNDKITAKEAFETNNVFQIYSENNQFEGIVGEKNNKGTWELSDNQKSVYIKLDIQKEGQEFTITKLSATELVLDIIDNDQVITFSYVKKM, from the coding sequence ATGAAAAAATGTATTTTCATCCTATTTTTTCTTTCAATTTCAAACACATTTGCACAAACTGTATCCGAAGATATTCTTGGACAGTGGCAATTGCAAACACTGCAAGTTGACAATGATAAAATAACAGCTAAAGAAGCATTTGAGACCAATAATGTATTCCAAATATATTCTGAAAACAATCAATTTGAAGGGATTGTTGGCGAAAAAAACAACAAGGGTACTTGGGAACTTTCTGACAACCAAAAATCTGTATATATCAAATTAGACATACAGAAAGAAGGTCAAGAATTTACAATTACTAAATTGTCTGCGACGGAGCTTGTGTTAGATATTATTGATAATGATCAAGTAATCACCTTCTCTTATGTAAAGAAAATGTGA
- a CDS encoding head GIN domain-containing protein, producing the protein MITLIKFISITIVSLALNACQFNSYPFNKGVRGNGVVVTEQRNSNESFNSIEVSAGIDLFLTQSDSPSISVQADENIQELIITHIENETLKIYMDKSTHHVTSKKVVVNFMTIQQIKASSGSAVFSTNTLKVPSLDLSTSSGSEMKLSVETKHINSSSSSGSDLILEGNTKGFVGNSSSGSQIDASKLTAEFCETKASSGSNLSVKCLEEFNANASSGAHIKNHETAVKNDVKSSSGGDIDTNN; encoded by the coding sequence ATGATCACCCTTATCAAATTTATCAGCATCACTATTGTAAGCCTTGCCTTAAACGCTTGCCAATTTAACTCCTATCCATTTAATAAAGGGGTGCGTGGCAACGGCGTTGTAGTCACCGAACAACGAAACAGTAATGAATCCTTTAACAGTATCGAAGTCAGTGCAGGTATCGATCTCTTTTTAACACAAAGTGACAGCCCTAGTATTTCAGTTCAAGCAGATGAAAATATTCAAGAATTAATCATCACTCACATTGAAAATGAAACGCTTAAAATTTACATGGATAAAAGCACCCATCATGTTACCTCCAAAAAAGTAGTGGTCAATTTTATGACTATCCAACAAATCAAAGCTTCGAGTGGAAGTGCCGTTTTTAGCACCAATACACTAAAAGTTCCGAGTCTTGACTTGAGCACTTCTAGCGGAAGTGAAATGAAACTCTCCGTTGAAACCAAGCATATAAATAGCAGCAGTTCAAGTGGCAGTGATTTAATCTTAGAAGGAAACACCAAAGGGTTTGTTGGAAATTCTTCAAGCGGAAGTCAAATAGATGCTTCAAAATTAACGGCTGAATTTTGTGAAACAAAAGCATCCAGCGGGTCCAATTTATCTGTAAAATGCTTGGAAGAATTTAATGCGAATGCCTCTAGCGGTGCGCACATTAAAAATCACGAAACTGCTGTAAAAAATGATGTTAAATCATCTTCTGGAGGCGACATCGATACTAATAATTAA
- a CDS encoding PspC domain-containing protein produces the protein MNKTVSINLAGILFNIDEDAYQKLQNYFEAIKASLQNTQGASEIISDIEGRVAELFSERIKTSQQVISNKEVDEIVIIMGQPEDYKIDEEIFEEAPKNEKSDSQKRRLFRDRDNSYIGGVSSGFGYYFGIDPLIIRLIWVILIFGAGMGPLLYIILWILIPAANTTAEKLSMMGKPINITNIEKKVKEEFGNVKESLGRVKDSVNSGRLNDLGKNIQSTSRSFFETIGDLILLFFKLIFKAIGMFFIVFSIVILIGFFIGLLTVGIADAIHFPGMDFAELVNSSGLPIWLVSILALLIAGIPMVFILLLGLRMVSKRIPLFNKYTKFSLLGVWLIVLITLTIFSVKQAADYRLDASVTEQVELPITKMDTLYLEMKGNPLYSKFLHRNSNLEIIYDEQDTKRIYGSDIRLIVQSTKDSIGSISVEKKASGVDYLIAKDRAMALDYQYEFKNNTLYLDGFFLTDIEQKYRGQNIEVIIQLPIGSVLFPDENTYSYHRNYSIHNDILDNGNEDHYLKIEHKSMRCLDCPNLNKNN, from the coding sequence ATGAACAAAACTGTAAGTATAAATCTAGCCGGGATCTTATTTAATATAGATGAAGATGCCTATCAAAAACTTCAAAATTATTTTGAAGCCATCAAAGCCTCGTTACAAAACACCCAAGGTGCATCTGAAATTATTTCAGATATCGAAGGGCGTGTTGCTGAACTGTTTTCAGAGCGCATAAAAACAAGTCAACAAGTCATTTCTAATAAAGAAGTGGATGAGATTGTAATCATTATGGGACAACCTGAAGATTATAAAATAGACGAAGAAATTTTTGAAGAAGCCCCTAAAAATGAAAAATCAGACAGTCAAAAACGACGTTTGTTTAGAGATCGAGATAACTCATACATAGGAGGCGTATCGTCTGGTTTTGGGTATTATTTTGGAATTGACCCACTCATCATAAGACTGATTTGGGTGATCTTAATTTTTGGTGCCGGAATGGGACCTTTATTATATATTATTTTATGGATTTTAATTCCTGCTGCGAATACAACAGCCGAAAAACTATCCATGATGGGAAAGCCCATCAACATTACCAATATTGAAAAAAAAGTAAAAGAAGAGTTTGGTAATGTTAAGGAGAGCCTTGGGCGTGTTAAAGACAGCGTCAACTCAGGAAGATTAAATGATTTGGGTAAAAATATCCAGTCAACATCGCGCTCTTTTTTTGAAACGATTGGGGATCTCATTTTGCTCTTCTTTAAATTAATTTTCAAAGCGATTGGAATGTTCTTTATCGTTTTCAGTATCGTGATACTAATTGGATTTTTTATAGGCTTACTAACGGTTGGTATCGCAGATGCCATCCATTTTCCAGGGATGGATTTTGCAGAGCTCGTCAACTCGTCAGGCTTGCCAATATGGTTGGTTTCTATTTTAGCACTGTTAATTGCTGGAATTCCAATGGTCTTTATATTGCTCTTAGGCTTGCGCATGGTGTCCAAACGGATTCCTTTATTCAACAAGTATACTAAATTTTCACTCTTAGGAGTTTGGCTCATTGTCTTGATTACACTCACCATATTTAGTGTTAAACAAGCTGCCGATTATAGATTGGATGCGAGTGTCACGGAGCAAGTAGAGTTGCCCATTACAAAAATGGATACGTTGTATCTAGAAATGAAAGGCAATCCCTTATACTCGAAATTTTTACATCGCAATAGTAACTTAGAGATTATCTATGACGAACAGGATACAAAACGAATTTATGGTTCGGATATAAGGCTCATCGTACAGTCCACAAAAGATTCTATTGGGAGTATTTCAGTCGAAAAGAAAGCGTCTGGAGTCGATTATTTGATCGCTAAAGATCGAGCGATGGCGTTGGATTATCAATATGAATTCAAAAACAACACCTTGTACTTAGATGGATTTTTCCTTACAGATATAGAACAAAAATATAGAGGACAAAACATTGAAGTCATTATACAACTGCCCATTGGCAGCGTGTTGTTTCCAGATGAAAACACCTATTCTTACCACCGTAACTATTCAATACATAATGACATTTTAGACAATGGAAATGAAGATCATTATCTAAAAATAGAACATAAATCCATGCGATGCTTGGATTGTCCAAACCTAAATAAAAACAACTAA
- a CDS encoding PadR family transcriptional regulator, protein MKIENTKAQMRKGVLEFCILSVLKNKDAYVAEILKTLKEAKLLVVEGTIYPLLTRLKNSGLLNYRWEESTTGPPRKYYTLTETGELFLVELTTTWSELHNAVTLVTLPKTTKK, encoded by the coding sequence ATGAAAATAGAAAACACAAAAGCGCAAATGCGAAAAGGTGTTTTAGAATTCTGCATATTGTCCGTCTTAAAAAATAAAGATGCCTACGTCGCCGAAATTCTAAAAACCTTAAAAGAAGCAAAACTGCTGGTGGTTGAAGGTACTATTTATCCCCTTCTCACACGGCTTAAAAATTCTGGACTCCTCAATTACCGTTGGGAAGAATCCACAACCGGACCTCCCAGAAAGTATTACACACTCACTGAAACTGGGGAATTGTTTTTAGTTGAATTAACGACCACGTGGAGCGAACTCCACAACGCAGTCACTTTAGTAACCCTCCCAAAAACCACAAAAAAATGA